The region CGGCATGCCGTGGCCGCGCAGTGTGATGACCGAGCCCGGCTGGGTGCCGGCGCCGATCGTGAGGTCGGTGGGGCCGTCGAGGATCGCGTCGACGGTCACCGATGTGCCCAGCGCCGCGTCCACCATCGGCACCGAGATGGTGCAGTGCAGGTCGTCGCCGTCGCGGACGAACACCTCGTGCGGCTTCTCGTGGACCTCGACGTACAGGTCCCCCGCCGGCCCGCCACCCGGGCCGACCTCGCCCTGAGCGGCCAGCCGCACCCGCATCCCGTCGCCCACGCCGGCGGGGATCTTGACGCTGATCTCGCGGCGGGCACGCACCCGGCCGTCGCCGGCGCAGCGGTTGCACGGGTCGGGGATCACCTCGCCCACGCCGCCGCACACCGGACACGGTCGCGACGTCATCACCTGGCCGAGCAGCGACCGCTGCACCGTCTGGATCTCCCCGCGGCCGCCGCAGGTGTCGCACGCCACCGGCGTGGAGTCGCCGTGGGTGCCCTTGCCCTGGCACAGGTCGCACAGCACGGCGGTGTCGACGGTCACCTGCTTGGTCACCCCGGTCGCGCATTCCTCGAGGTCGAGCCGCATCCGCAGCAGCGAATCCGCCCCGGGCCGAACCCGTCCGATCGGGCCGCGGGAGGTCGCTCCCCCGCCGAAGAACGCCTCGAACACATCGCCGAGACCTCCGAAGCCGGAGAACCCGCCGCCCCCGGCGGCCGCCGACTCCAGCGGGTCGCCGCCCATGTCGACGAT is a window of Mycolicibacterium chubuense NBB4 DNA encoding:
- the dnaJ gene encoding molecular chaperone DnaJ translates to MARDYYGLLGVSKGATDTEIKRAYRKLARELHPDVNPDEGAQARFQEISAAYEVLSDPEKRRIVDMGGDPLESAAAGGGGFSGFGGLGDVFEAFFGGGATSRGPIGRVRPGADSLLRMRLDLEECATGVTKQVTVDTAVLCDLCQGKGTHGDSTPVACDTCGGRGEIQTVQRSLLGQVMTSRPCPVCGGVGEVIPDPCNRCAGDGRVRARREISVKIPAGVGDGMRVRLAAQGEVGPGGGPAGDLYVEVHEKPHEVFVRDGDDLHCTISVPMVDAALGTSVTVDAILDGPTDLTIGAGTQPGSVITLRGHGMPHLRSGVRGDLHAHIDVVVPSRLDHENTELLRAFRERTQDTAVVRTAGGGHSPNGGGGGLFSRLRETFTGR